The following nucleotide sequence is from Paenibacillus odorifer.
AGCTGGTTAAACAGCATTAATGATAAAGAACTTTAATAATACCTTGCAGTACCGATAAAAAAGCAATCCCTGCTTCTTAGCTGGGATTGCTTTTTTTTGCACATCGAGGTTATTTAGCGATAACGAATCAACAAGTCCAGTGGATAACGACCTGCATTACGGCCATACAAAGCTAGCCCGCCGTCCTCTGCTTGCAGCTCCAAACGAAAAACACGATTGCGATCCAGCTTCGCTGCTAACTGCCCCGGTACACTTGCCTTGCATAGGTAGCCGTAAGATCCAGCCTCATCCAGCTTATTCGCTATTGGCTGATAATGCCAAGACAAAATCCCTCTGCTATCAGCCGGATCATCCGGTAAATAGAAAGAACCAATCCGCTGCCCATCCACCAGAACGTTCACTCGGGAAGGATGACGCTCTTCATCCGTCATATAATACGTATTCGGATTATATTCCACCCTCGCATCTGCCCCATGCATAAGATCAAGGCCCATATCATTAAGCTTCGTACCTTCAACATGCCGCGCCAGCAATCGTTTAGCACTTGCTTCGAACATGATCTCAATCTCACCAATCATCGATTTATCTGCTGCATCTGGCAGTGTAACCTCATATACATAATGACCTTGCCCAGCACCATTAATCTTAGATCCTTGGATAGCATCCCATTGATGCTTAAAGTTATGTTCGGTATAAGCTCCCACTGGAATTTTTATAAATTCTCCTTCACCTTTAAACAATACAGTGTTATTACCGCCTCTTACATCGAAAGTAATGAAATTCCGCGTGATCACTTCACCCTTCTCATTAATCAGAGAAACAGCAAGTATTGCAGCCGCCTCCTGACCAGGCATTGTAATGTTCAAAGAAGGAAGTATAGTGTTTCCAAAGTTATCCCATTTCACAGACATATGTCCACTTTGCGCAGTGACCCGAATCCCCAAATTGTCGTACCACAGTTCCCATTTCAGCTTCAAATTATGACCGTGATAGCTGTCCGCGAAGCTGGAACCTAGCAAAGGTACTTTAACACTCTGCCCTGCTTCTACTGTCTGGCATGGAGGAGCATCTATCACGATAAAATCTGGGGAATGCAGATCCGCAATCGTCATCCCGGGAACAAAATCCCCATATCCAAAATCCTTATCGCTCCCGTCTAGCCGGTAATAACCATTGAACTCATTCGTAACATCACGGAATTCTGTAAATACGAATCCACATAGCTTATCATGCCGCCGGAATTCATTCATCATATAGCGGTAATGCCATGCCAAATCACTGTCCCCTGCACCACCTTCGATCCCCCACACGTTGCCGCATTCGCTGTTCATTAGAGGTGCATCAGACTGTACGTTGCCGCCAATACAGTTAAACTCCGACCCTGGGAATGTTTTATCTACAACCTCATTCATGTGGGCTTGCAGCTGCTCGTAACCATTAATGTAAAAGTGCCATGTATTAATATCCGATTCCACATGATCATAATTACAAGGCGAGTTATCCTCAACAATTCTAGTCGGATCAAGCTGCTTCGCCCAGCGATATTTCTCCCGCACCCATTCCTGTGTCTCTTTAAGATAACTACTCTGCTGCTGTACATCACTTGTGAGGCCAGCCTTCTGAGCATCTGTCTTCAAACCCCAGGTCTCATTGAACATAACCCACGAAAAAATAGATGGATGATTATAATCTCGTTCAATCACCTCAAGGGCTTCACTCTCATAGGAGGCTCTGGCTTTGTCATCTGGATTACCCCAGAAACAAGGCATATCTTCCATAACAAGAATGCCAAGCTTATCCGCCCAATACAGCTTACGGGGTTCTTCGGGCTTGATATGAATTCGCACCATGTTTAGTCCCAAACGTTTCATTAGATAAATTTCATCCCGCATGTCTTCATCCGTTGGATAGGTGAAATAACCTGTCTTGTGATAGGACTGATCAAGAGTGCCGTTCAAATATATCGGCTTGCCATTTAAGGTGATCCACCGATAATCACGATCGTCAAAGCGGGCAGTCTGAATTTCGCGAATTCCGAAATAAGTGCTGACTGTATCTGTACCAAACGATCCACTAAGCTGCAGTTCACCTTCGTATAAATAAGGAGTTTCTGGACTCCACAAATGCGGATTGGGAATATCGATAGACAGCTTACATTCGTTCTCCCCTGCTATAAGCTGCAGCTTCTCTGTATGAACAACGGAATGATCAGCGAATTGCAGCGTAAAATCTGCCGAACCCGTTTCATGCGAATTTATTCTTGTAGTTATAATCACCTGTCCATCTATACTGGTCACAAACTTTGCATCTTTCATATAAGTTTCGGGGCGTGCTTCAAGCCATACTGGCTGCCAAATTCCACGGATTTCTCCATATCCTTGTTTGCCCCGCGCTTGATAAGCATGATCGGAATCCTCAGCTCTTACGACAATATTATTCTCACTGTTAGCTGCCCAGTAAGGTGTAACATCAAATTCAAATGAACCATATCCACCTTGATGTGAACCTACATGTTCTCCATTTATCCACACATCACATGAATAATCTACTGCCCCAAAACGTAAAAACAATCGTGTTTGTTGGTCGATAGCCTGCCCATTCACGGTGCGTCGATACCAGCCGATTCCTTGTTGATCGCAGCCAATTCCGGATAAGGGACTTACCCAAGAAAAAGGTACAGTGATCATTGAATCGTAAGCGATTTCAGGATTGGAGTACCATAACGCCTTCATACCTTCGTTGTTCGGATCAAAGTTAAATGACCATTGCCCATTCAAATTCATCCATTCCTGACGTTGCCAATGTGGATGAGGGTGTTCAGATCGAGGAATCTCAAGTGTCTCAGAAGCTAATATAGAAGTTGTCATTTGGCGAGCACAGCCTTTCAAAATAAGAAGTTGAGCCCATTTTAGCACCAGTATATTATTTTCGCAATGTTTATTATGATTTTACAATACTCACTCTTCATTGTACAATAACCTCAACCCATCCTAAACGAAAAGGAACAAATATGATGAATGATATTTCACAAGAAACGATACGTTATCCCGCGTCACGCATTTTAGATGTAGCTAAAGCACTGTCTGGTGACGTCCGCGTCCGCATTCTTGAAGCCCTTGGCGAAAAGCCTATGAGTGTCAGTCAATTAGCTGAGACGTTAGGTGTAGCTCAGCCAACCATATCTATCAATGTGCAGACATTAGAACAGGTTAATCTTATCTCGTCTACGCAAGGAGCAAATCGCGAAAAAATCTGTGCGGTTACCTGTCGCTCTATTCATCTCGATCTCCCTTCGAAACTAGGGGATGGCCTGCATCAAACCGAGGAAATACATATGCCCATCGGCATGTTCTCCCGCTGCTCCATACAACCGTCCTGTGGGATGGCTGGAAAAGATGGTGGCGTCATTGGCTCCCAGGATGATCCAAGAGCATTCTACATGCCTGAACGAGTCGATGCCTCACTCTTATGGTTCGCGGAAGCGGGTTATGTCGAATACTATTTTGCCAACCCCCTGCCTCCAGGCGTCGAGTTGGATGAAATCCGCATTTCGGCAGAAGTATGCTCAGAAGCCCCTTCGTTCCGAGAGGATTGGGCCAGTGATATCAGCTTATCCATCAATGACCAGTTAGTCGGGACTTGGACTTGCCCCTCCGATTTCGGTAACCGCAAAGGGAAGCTGACCCCTGAACGTTGGAGAAGTGGAACTGAATATGGAGCTCTTACTACATGGAGTGTCTCTAAATCGGGCAGCAGTTGTAATGGTTCTCTCTCATCTTCCACTACAATCAGCTCTTTAAAGCTGGCGTTTAATGAACCTATTCGTGTACGTTTTGAAATTCGGGAGGATGCACTCAATAAAAGAGGATTAAATCTGTTCGGAAGTGGGTTTGGGGACTATGCCCAGGATATTATACTGGCATTCGTACGACGTCCGCAATGAGGATAGAAAGGCAAGAAGTGCCTCGTAAGAGGATCCAAATGTTCACTAGCTTCAAGAAGAAGATCAACAATGGATACACACTTCCAGCCCTAGCCAGACGTACAACTCTATTTCATACCAGTAGACGCCTTATTTTGCTTCAACTTTTTTTAGATTCTCAGAGACTCTGAAGGTTACAATCTTGCTAATTAATTCATAAGGCATAGGCTTATCAATGGGGAATTGAACGGAACCTTTAGCACCTTTATAGCCTGATAATTCATCTTTAAAAGCATTAATTCCACTTGGTGTGGGGTAGAATCCAATATGCTTGGGATAAGCAGCGAAATGCACCAAATTTCCGTGTAATGCAAAAGTAGGCATCTGATAGCTTATTTTTTCCTCTGCTTCCGGTGCCGCCTCTTTTATCACCTTTCTTAACGTATTAAGGATTTCCTGAACCTCAAGCGAAAACCCGGAAATATAGGCATCGATCGATTCATATGTGATTTTACTTTCATCCATGATATATCTCCTCTCAAGATCATCTCCACGATTTGCATAAATGAAGGGCTGCTAAAGCCTCAGCTTCAGTACTTTTGAACAACATCTTATCGCCTTGATTGCATTCGTAAAAAAAATCATTCAGACTTTTGCTGTTATAGCTTGTAAATTCTCCTACGATAGCAACTCTCATCTGATAGTTTGTATATTTTTGAGCAATCTCACCAGCAATTCCAGACTTTAGCTCGAAAAAATCATCCGTAATCTGTTCCTTCCTCAGAAGCATTTTATCGCATCCTTGGTATTTCACATTCATCATTAAGTCTAAGGCATCCCTTACATTATTGATAATGATCTCTTCTCCAGAGATTATAGCTACCGTTGAATCATTCTTATCATCCACTGTGATTTTCATTCAAGACTACTCCTTTTCCGCGGAGAAATTCTGCAACATTATGATTACTCTGCTTAATCGCAACCGACCATGCAGATTCACCACTTTTAATTTTAGCAGAAATGTCGGCGCCATGTTCGATTAACAACTCTATTAGTTCTACATTATCCGTATGAAAAGCAGCAGAATGTAAGGAAGTATAACCATCACTATCAAATATATTGGTCTTGGCCTGATGTTGCAAAAGAACCCGGATCACCTCCATATTTCGCTCACCAGCAATTGCCGCATGTAATGCTGTGTTGGATGGAATATAGCTGATTTGGGAATGTGACATTGCATCAATGTCAGCACCATAGTCTAACAAAACCTGAACAGCTTCCACTTTACCAAAATGCGCGGCATAACCAAGCGGTGTAAGACCCTCGTTATTCTCCATATTCGCAAGGTACGGATGAGCTTCCAGGATTTCTTTCAGCCGTTCTACATGGCCTGATTCTGCTGCCTGAAATACATCATTAATGAGTGGATTTATTTCCATAGATTTCGCCTCTTTTCTAATTATCGTATAAACGATCTAAGTTATTTTTTCTGGATAACTAGCCATTCTCCTGCTTGGCTAACCATAAAAAGAAAAGAGGACTCGTTCAATGTTCTTTGAACGAATCCTCTTTCTTCATCACAATTCTGGAGCTTAGTAGATTAAATTAAATCTGACTTTTCAAGTAGCCGCTTCACGATCTCTGCAACCTCAGCTCTTGTCATATCATCTTTTGGAGCAAGCCCTTTACTGCTTCTTCCCATGATAATGCCTGCCTGCAAAGTGTCAGTAACTCCACTGATCGCCCAGTTAGAAACCTCACTACTATCTGTAAATGGAGCTAACAAAACGTCAGCCGATTGAACAGAAAGCTTAGTCTGTAGCGCTGTAATTTTCATCGCTTTGGCGATAATTAACATCGCTTGTTCGCGGGTAATATGTTCATCAGGGCGGAACATACCATCTTCAAAACCATTGATTAATTGATAAGCAAATGCTGTGTTGATCGCACTGTTATACCAATCCGTGGTCTTTACATCTGAGAATGGTGTTGCAGCTTGTTCCATCTCAAGTCCCAGACCGCGTACAACAATCGCCGCAAACTCTGCACGGGTAATGGCTTGATCCGGAGTAAATTGACCATTACCTGTTCCCTCAATGACTAATCGAGAGCCCATATCGTTCACTGCCTCTTTTGCCCAGTGATTAGCCACATCACTAAATTCAAGCGGATGCCAGATTACGGAGTAAGTACCTCCGCTTAAGCTGTTGATAGTAGCAAAATATTTGCCATCAATTACAACCACTTTAGTAGGTACATGGTGTACCGAACCTTCGGAATCAACATACACTCCAGTTGTAATCTTGTTCGGGTCCATCCCCTCAGGAATGGCTATGGTACGTTTAACATACGTATTGAATTGGGAAAGTTCAATACTCTTATCTCCGTAGATACCTCTGGCCGTAAAATTAACTGGCGCGGAAACTAATGAAAAGGATCCTTTTTGCGCAGCTGCTTCTAAAGCTTTAACTTTATCGGCTGTAGGGGCGCTAATTTCAATCTGTATCTTAATATCTTGCAAAGCTACCGACTTGCCGATTTGCTCGTTCAAAGCGTCAATATTAATTTGCTGAGCAGGCAGTGTAAATGTCGCATTTCCTGTTTTGATCTCAAGAATTGCCTGATTACCCTGCATATTTTTAACCATTTGTCCGTTTAGTTCGCCAACTATAACATCAGATTTACTATT
It contains:
- a CDS encoding glycoside hydrolase family 2 protein; the protein is MTTSILASETLEIPRSEHPHPHWQRQEWMNLNGQWSFNFDPNNEGMKALWYSNPEIAYDSMITVPFSWVSPLSGIGCDQQGIGWYRRTVNGQAIDQQTRLFLRFGAVDYSCDVWINGEHVGSHQGGYGSFEFDVTPYWAANSENNIVVRAEDSDHAYQARGKQGYGEIRGIWQPVWLEARPETYMKDAKFVTSIDGQVIITTRINSHETGSADFTLQFADHSVVHTEKLQLIAGENECKLSIDIPNPHLWSPETPYLYEGELQLSGSFGTDTVSTYFGIREIQTARFDDRDYRWITLNGKPIYLNGTLDQSYHKTGYFTYPTDEDMRDEIYLMKRLGLNMVRIHIKPEEPRKLYWADKLGILVMEDMPCFWGNPDDKARASYESEALEVIERDYNHPSIFSWVMFNETWGLKTDAQKAGLTSDVQQQSSYLKETQEWVREKYRWAKQLDPTRIVEDNSPCNYDHVESDINTWHFYINGYEQLQAHMNEVVDKTFPGSEFNCIGGNVQSDAPLMNSECGNVWGIEGGAGDSDLAWHYRYMMNEFRRHDKLCGFVFTEFRDVTNEFNGYYRLDGSDKDFGYGDFVPGMTIADLHSPDFIVIDAPPCQTVEAGQSVKVPLLGSSFADSYHGHNLKLKWELWYDNLGIRVTAQSGHMSVKWDNFGNTILPSLNITMPGQEAAAILAVSLINEKGEVITRNFITFDVRGGNNTVLFKGEGEFIKIPVGAYTEHNFKHQWDAIQGSKINGAGQGHYVYEVTLPDAADKSMIGEIEIMFEASAKRLLARHVEGTKLNDMGLDLMHGADARVEYNPNTYYMTDEERHPSRVNVLVDGQRIGSFYLPDDPADSRGILSWHYQPIANKLDEAGSYGYLCKASVPGQLAAKLDRNRVFRLELQAEDGGLALYGRNAGRYPLDLLIRYR
- a CDS encoding DUF4180 domain-containing protein gives rise to the protein MKITVDDKNDSTVAIISGEEIIINNVRDALDLMMNVKYQGCDKMLLRKEQITDDFFELKSGIAGEIAQKYTNYQMRVAIVGEFTSYNSKSLNDFFYECNQGDKMLFKSTEAEALAALHLCKSWR
- a CDS encoding iron chaperone; translated protein: MDESKITYESIDAYISGFSLEVQEILNTLRKVIKEAAPEAEEKISYQMPTFALHGNLVHFAAYPKHIGFYPTPSGINAFKDELSGYKGAKGSVQFPIDKPMPYELISKIVTFRVSENLKKVEAK
- a CDS encoding ArsR/SmtB family transcription factor, with amino-acid sequence MMNDISQETIRYPASRILDVAKALSGDVRVRILEALGEKPMSVSQLAETLGVAQPTISINVQTLEQVNLISSTQGANREKICAVTCRSIHLDLPSKLGDGLHQTEEIHMPIGMFSRCSIQPSCGMAGKDGGVIGSQDDPRAFYMPERVDASLLWFAEAGYVEYYFANPLPPGVELDEIRISAEVCSEAPSFREDWASDISLSINDQLVGTWTCPSDFGNRKGKLTPERWRSGTEYGALTTWSVSKSGSSCNGSLSSSTTISSLKLAFNEPIRVRFEIREDALNKRGLNLFGSGFGDYAQDIILAFVRRPQ
- a CDS encoding ankyrin repeat domain-containing protein, which translates into the protein MEINPLINDVFQAAESGHVERLKEILEAHPYLANMENNEGLTPLGYAAHFGKVEAVQVLLDYGADIDAMSHSQISYIPSNTALHAAIAGERNMEVIRVLLQHQAKTNIFDSDGYTSLHSAAFHTDNVELIELLIEHGADISAKIKSGESAWSVAIKQSNHNVAEFLRGKGVVLNENHSG